The Halobacillus amylolyticus nucleotide sequence CATAAAGCCTTTATACCCGCTAAACTTAATGATATATAAATGAGGTGAAGGATATGAAAAAACAACATTTAATTGCACTTGACTTAGACGGAACATTACTAACAGATGGGAAAACAATCAGTCCTGAAACGAAGGCAATGGTGTTAACCGCGATTGAACACGGGCATATTGTGTCCATTGCCACTGGCCGCCCGCACCGGGCCAGCATTGATTTTTATAATGAACTCGGGTTAGACACCCCGATGGTAAACTTTAACGGGGCATTAATCCACCACCCCAAGGATGAACGCTGGGATGCCTTGCATTCTCCGTTATCCATCCGCATCGCCCGTAAAATTATTCATACTTGCCAGGAACTTGGTGTGAAAAATATTTTAGCCGAAGTAATGGATGACATTTATTTGGACCGCCATGATGAAGAGATCATGGAAATTTTCCATACGACAGATAATAACCCAGTAACAATCGGTGGTCTGAGGCAGAACTTAACAGAAGACCCAACTTCCCTGCTTATCCACCCTGAAGAAGGTCAAATTCAGGCACTACGTGAAGAATTGGATACACATGCCTCACTGATTGAACATAGAAAATGGGGTGCACCATGGCACGTGATTGAGATTGTCCGAGCTGGCATGAATAAGGCGGTTGGTTTAGAAAAAATTGCTCACTATTATCATATCCCGAAAGAACGGATTATTGCATTTGGTGATGAGGATAATGATTTCGAAATGATTGAATATGCCGGGGTCGGTGTAGCGATGGGCAATGCGATTGATGAACTTAAGGATAGAGCTAATTATGTAGCCGACACAAATGAGAACAATGGGATTGCTGGATTTTTAGCTGAATACCTCCAACTGAATACGAAGGCCATCTGAGTTAATTTTTA carries:
- a CDS encoding Cof-type HAD-IIB family hydrolase; amino-acid sequence: MKKQHLIALDLDGTLLTDGKTISPETKAMVLTAIEHGHIVSIATGRPHRASIDFYNELGLDTPMVNFNGALIHHPKDERWDALHSPLSIRIARKIIHTCQELGVKNILAEVMDDIYLDRHDEEIMEIFHTTDNNPVTIGGLRQNLTEDPTSLLIHPEEGQIQALREELDTHASLIEHRKWGAPWHVIEIVRAGMNKAVGLEKIAHYYHIPKERIIAFGDEDNDFEMIEYAGVGVAMGNAIDELKDRANYVADTNENNGIAGFLAEYLQLNTKAI